The Bacteroidetes bacterium SB0662_bin_6 genome contains the following window.
CGAAAGGGGGTGATTCCGGATTTGCCGCGAGTATAACAACAAACCGGTCACGAACTCCGTAAGGGTGGCCTCGCCGTTCTCTACCTGTTGAGCCGTTGCATTGCTCGCGGGTATCTCCGGAATTCCCTCCGGCCTCCGGCACGCCGCCACGGCATCCTCGTATATGCCGGCGCCCAGGATGAGTTCATTGGTTGCCTCAGTACCATTGGGCAGAGTGAATGTAAACTCATACTGGCGGGCGAAGGTCACCTTGGGTATGTCGGCGCTGTCGGTGTCGTCGTCGGGGTTGTCGAAATGATATTCGACGAAGCCTCCCTCGGGGTTGCTCGCCGCCGCCTCGATAATCTGCGGAAGAATAAGCTCGTCGGTAACGGCGTCCCTGAGGGTTTGCGTGGGGGCCTGAAGCTCGTACTTCTCCGGAAACGCCCCGTGGAAATATGTGTAACCCGTGCCGTCCATGATAAAGAGGTAGGTGGGACCGTACCTCCAGTAGCCGGTCGTATCCCGGAATACCCGCTTGATTCTGAGACCGGCATCATAGCCTTCTTCCTCATAGAGCGCCTGGGCATAGTCCGCCGCTCCGTTCACGAAGGCCTTCAGGCTCTCGCGATCCATCACGTCGCGGGCCTGTACGGCGGGGGGATCGCCGGGATCGATCTCAGGTTCCGTGACGTGGGATTCCTGAATATCGAGGCCGGCGGTCAGGATGCCTGCACTGCCGTCCGGATTAAAGTACGGCCGGGCGTAGAAGTCGTCGCCCTCGAACTCGGAAGCGCCGCCCGTTGCCGACATATCCGCCGCCGCACTGACCGCCTCAAGCATCGTAGAGTCAACCACTCCGCCCGTCAAAAGCACATCCTGCCCGTGCAGAGCCAGGGTGCCGCTGGGGGTCATCGTAGCAATGTAGGTGGAACCGTAATTCCAGGGGCCCTCGTGCGTCAAAAGACATCCGAGGTACCCGGCCGACAGCCGGGGAGCGCTGATCGTGATTTGAAATGCGTAATTCCAATAATCGCTCACCAACTGCGCCAGGGTGGCCTGGTCATTCTCCACCTGTTCGGCCGTTGCGATGGCCGAACCCGGAGGCGTAATGCCTTCCGGCGCCGGACAGACATCCTGCGCAAAGGCCGGGCGTGCACCGGCAAATATGCCTGCAAACGCCAGCAAGCATCCCAGGAACATGGATAGTTTAGCCTTCATCGTCTTGTAAAGAGTTTTTTCGCGGATTCAGGGGCACTGCCACGCCGGATTATTCCGTTTGGGGCAGCGGCTTTTACGTACCTCTCCTCGCAAAATATGTACAAAATGTACAATATGTACATTCTCTGCACATCCTTCACAGAATACATCGCCGGGGTTCGGTTGTCAAATCCGTGGCGGGGATGTACGGATTGACCCGTGAAACAGGCAGCAAGTCTTTCATGGAACGTCTTGCCCTCATCCCCGAATCAGGATCATGGCCGTTCGGGGAGGCAGTTCCAGCGTGAGTTGGCCGTTTTCCGATTGCACGGTGGTTTCCGGCGCCAGTGCATCCTCGAAACTCCCTTCGATCGCGATATCCGCCGTGTGCGTCTCTTCGGATGCATTGAACGCCACCAGGGCGGCTTCCCCTTCCCAGGTGCGGACATAGGCAAGCAGCCGCCGGTCGTCGTCGGCCAGCACATAGTCAAGATCGCCGCGCACGAAGAGGTCCATGTGCGCCTTGCGGATGCGCGCGAGGTCCTGGTAGAATGCGTACAATTCCATGTCCGGCGCAACCTGGTCCGTCCGGCGGGGTGTTTCATGGGGCATGCTGCGCTCGTCCTCGTACGCAAGATCGGCCCACACCAGCGGTTTGCGGCAGTCGGGATCGTCCGCGCCCCACATGCCCACTTCGTCGCCGTTCCAGATATGCGGCGCGCCGTAATACGTGAACTGCTGGGTCAGCAACAGGCGCCGCACGGCGTCGGTCCGTTCGTCCGGACGATCGATCTTGTACTCGGGATTGCCGCGGGGGTGGGCCTGGTATTTGTATTTCGTCTGGTTGTTGTAGAGCGAGGTGCCGAGGCGCGGGGCATCGTGGCTGGCGCCGAGATTCATCATGGCCTCGAGATGCGCCCGGTCGATCCCGCTTTCCACGGAATCGAGGTGGGCGATATACCTGGTGGCCGTAAGGTGGGGCGGCGCTTCGGCGAAGAAACTCCGGGTGGGCATGTACCAGCGGTAATTCATCACCGCATCGAACACGTCGCCCTGCACCCAGGGAACCGGATCGGCCATGTGGTCCGGCCAGTCTTCCCACCATACCTCGCCCACCAGATAGGCGTCCGGGTTGATGTCGCGCACAAAGGCCCGGTACTCGCGCCAGAACCCCTTGGGCACGTGCTCCGCCACGTCCAGCCGGAACCCGTCTACGCCGTCGCTCGGGTCGCCGTCCCCGTTGGGGTCCATCCAGCGCCGCGTCACGTGATACACATGCTGTTTCACCTCGGGATGCAGGTTGCCCTCGTCGAATCCGTTCTCGTCCACCCCGACCTTTTTCAGGTTGGGGAGCGTGGAGACGCCCAGCCAGCCCTGGTATTCGAATTCGTTTTCCTCGGTGTCGGGGTCGTCGAACTGGACGATTTCATACCAGTCCGCATAGGGCGAGGCGGCCTGGTTCTCCAGAATATCTTTCCAGGCCCAGAACGTAATCCCCGTGTGATTCCACGAATAGTCGAGGATGATGCGTATGCCCCGCTCATGCAAGGCGTCGACGAGCTCCAGGAAAAGCAGATCCGCTGACGTCCATTGCCAGGTGTCGGGATCGACCGGGTTTTCCTCCGCCATGATCGCGGCGTCCCCTTCAGGGTCCGGCCCGAAATGCCGGTCGATATGCCTGTAGTGCCGGGCATCGTACTTGTGCAGCGACGGCGCATCGTTGATCGGATTGATGTACAGCGCC
Protein-coding sequences here:
- a CDS encoding alpha-amylase; the protein is MKHHATPCGAMETRALTVFLAVLLAITGLSCQVEAGGNTADESVTTSDDLTSVPEWSREAIWYQIFMERFRNGDPSNDPVFESTEGAYPNRPFEGWSPTPWTHDWYEQEDWAAASGEEFYRTVQARRYGGDLQGVLDGLDYLEELGVTALYINPINDAPSLHKYDARHYRHIDRHFGPDPEGDAAIMAEENPVDPDTWQWTSADLLFLELVDALHERGIRIILDYSWNHTGITFWAWKDILENQAASPYADWYEIVQFDDPDTEENEFEYQGWLGVSTLPNLKKVGVDENGFDEGNLHPEVKQHVYHVTRRWMDPNGDGDPSDGVDGFRLDVAEHVPKGFWREYRAFVRDINPDAYLVGEVWWEDWPDHMADPVPWVQGDVFDAVMNYRWYMPTRSFFAEAPPHLTATRYIAHLDSVESGIDRAHLEAMMNLGASHDAPRLGTSLYNNQTKYKYQAHPRGNPEYKIDRPDERTDAVRRLLLTQQFTYYGAPHIWNGDEVGMWGADDPDCRKPLVWADLAYEDERSMPHETPRRTDQVAPDMELYAFYQDLARIRKAHMDLFVRGDLDYVLADDDRRLLAYVRTWEGEAALVAFNASEETHTADIAIEGSFEDALAPETTVQSENGQLTLELPPRTAMILIRG
- a CDS encoding T9SS type A sorting domain-containing protein, which translates into the protein MKAKLSMFLGCLLAFAGIFAGARPAFAQDVCPAPEGITPPGSAIATAEQVENDQATLAQLVSDYWNYAFQITISAPRLSAGYLGCLLTHEGPWNYGSTYIATMTPSGTLALHGQDVLLTGGVVDSTMLEAVSAAADMSATGGASEFEGDDFYARPYFNPDGSAGILTAGLDIQESHVTEPEIDPGDPPAVQARDVMDRESLKAFVNGAADYAQALYEEEGYDAGLRIKRVFRDTTGYWRYGPTYLFIMDGTGYTYFHGAFPEKYELQAPTQTLRDAVTDELILPQIIEAAASNPEGGFVEYHFDNPDDDTDSADIPKVTFARQYEFTFTLPNGTEATNELILGAGIYEDAVAACRRPEGIPEIPASNATAQQVENGEATLTEFVTGLLLYSRQIRNHPLSNGYAGCLLTHEGPWKYGSTYVVTMTATGRVGLHGDNVVLSGRLLDPAVLEPIAAAAASSLRGGTFDVGGDDGYAGPYFNPDGSAALVTIGLDIQESHLVDEPFDPGEAPAVTARDVTDRASLKAFVTGAKDYLGNINTTEGYEGRLRIKRALRDTTTGYWRHGPVYLFTMERTGYTFFHGAFPEKYEFQTPTETLRDAVTNELILPQIIAAAARNDGEGDFVRYHFDNPDDDTDSAEIPKVTYALENEFTITLPDNTERTNVVIIGAGIYGDDMTSVEPLDGEIPAAFALEQNYPNPFNPATTIEFSLERAQAITLTVYDMLGREVRVLADGVQPAGRYSISFDGAGLAGGTYLYVLRTGQNVSVKKMTLLK